The region TTAGGAAATTTCCGTCGGCAATACTCAACACCATTGCAAAGACAGGGAAAAAACAGTGGTTGCCACTCCAGAAAAACAGGAATACACCAATCATGTCCATACAGGTAGCGATCGCGTTGCCGTTCTGCTTATGGGTTATGGAGAAGTCGAAAGCTACGAAGACTTTGCCAACTATAACGAACAAGCCTTAAACTTATTAACCGCCAAGTTTGCCCCAGTGCCGACTTGGATTTATCCGCCTTTGGCGAAACTGCTGGCAATTTTTGACTTGCACGAATGGAGTCATCAGCACGGACAGTTTATCTCGCCGCATAATGCGATATTTGAGAGACAGCGGGCAGGCATCGAGCAACACTTGCAAGAACGCTGGGGCGATCGCATTCAGGTCTTTAAAGCCTTTAACTTCTGCGCGCCTTTCCTCCCGGAACAAGTCTTAGAGGAAATTAAAGCCCAAGGATTCGACAAAATCTTAATTTATCCTCTACTGGTGGTTGATTCCATCTTCACCAGCGGAATTGCCGTCGAACAAGTCAACAACGCCCTAACGCACTTAGCAGACGGTGCCGAACATTGGGTCAAAGGACAGCGCTACATTCCCTCGTTCTATAACGAACCCGCTTATATTAATCTACTGGCACAACGGGTTGAAGAAAAGATTATCAACGATCTCGCCGTTGCCCATCTGCCCTCACAAACCGGGATCGTGTTAATGAATCACGGTTGTCCCCACAAAGCCAAGGGATTTACCTCTGGGATTACTGAAAGCCAGATCCTATACGATTTAGTCCGCGAAAAGCTGATTTACAAATATCCCTTAGTTTCCGTGGGCTGGCTCAACCACGATACGCCCTTAATTGAGTGGACGCAACCCGACGCCAAGTTAGCGGCTGAAAACCTGATTCAGTTAGGGGCAACCTCCATTGTATTTATGCCGATTGGCTTTGCTACAGAAAACCACGAAACGCTGTTAGATGTTGAGCATATTATTGAAGCGTTGCGTCGCAAGCGTCCAGATGTGACTTACGTCCAGATGGAATGCGTGAACGACGATCCGGAATTTCTGAAAATGGCCGCAGCCTGGGCAGATCCGCAAATTGAAGCCCTCTTATCGGAACAAGCGTTAAGCGTGAATCCTCAACTGGCGACGGTGCAAGCGGCTAGCCATCACCATCATCATCACCACGATCATCACCACGATCATCATCATCACCACCACCACTAAGCGTGTAGCTAGTCAGGGCTGCTGAACTCCTCAGCCGTGGTATTTTGCAGAGAACACCGCTCGCAAGCCGATTGCAAAGCTTGAAAGCGGTTTTCTACTTGGTAGAGTTGGGGCAAACTAGAAGGCGATCGCAATGCCTGCTTTTGGGCAAATTCCTGTAGCTGAAGTCTTTCTAAACGTTGCTGCACCTGTCCGGGTTTAACCACAATCCACACCTGACGCTGTCGCTTCAGGGAATCTTTCACCATCGTCTCAATCGCTAAAGCGGCTGTAACGCCAATTGTGGGAACCTCAGTTAAATCTAGGACTAAGGCTTGATATTGTTTAACAATCGTCATCCGTTGCGAAATAACTTTAGCCGCACCAAAACTCAACGGTCCCCCTAACTGAAACAGTAAGATATCGCCCCCCGCCTGGGCTAATATTTCCTGTTCGGCGGGGGTTAGGTTCGCCCCATCCACCGAATCGGTAATCGCCCGAACGCGATCGCTTTGCACATCCGTCAAGCGCTTAATCGTCAACAGGTTGGCAATAAACACCCCCACCACCACCGCCGTAATCAAATCCACAAACACGGTAAGGAACAGCACCAAATACATCAACCCCGTTCCCTTGAACGAGAGGCGATGGGCGCGTTTAATAAATCCCCAATCGATAATATCAATCCCCACCTTCAGCAACAGCCCCGCCAGCACCGCCTGGGGAATGGCAGCCGTCAGCGGCCCCGCCCAGAGGACCACCAGCAGCAACACCAGGGCGTGAGTCATCCCCGATAAAGGCGTTTTACCGCCTGCTTGAACGTTTACCACCGTCCGCATGGTTGCGCCAGCACCAGGTAAGCCGCCAAATAACCCGGCCAAACAGTTGCCAATCCCTTGCCCAATTAACTCCTTATCCGAGTCATGCTGCGTGCGAGAAATACTATCAGCCACCAGCGAAGTCAACAGCGAGTCAATCGCCCCCAAGGAACCCAGCATTAGCCCGTAGCGAAACATTTCCTGGAGTTCGCCCAAGTCAAACGTCGGGATTTTTAACCTCGGTAGCCCCGTGGGAATTGCCCCAATCCGGTCAATATCCGTATCGCCAAACAGCACCACAGAAATAAGCGTTCCCACCACCAACGCCAACAGGGGAGAGGGAAAAACGCGATTTAGCTTCGGGGGAGCCGTAAATACCACGATCAGCGTCAGCAGCCCTAGGAACAGGGCCACCAGGTTCGGCTGGTTCAAATAAGTCGGGAGTTGTTGCAAGATTCCTACCACCCCTCCTGACCCGCTATGACCCAATAGAGGCGGTAATTGCAGCACGATAATAATGACGCCGATTCCTGACATAAAGCCAGAAATGACGGTGTAGGGCATCAGGGTAATGTATTGTCCGAGGTGCAGCAGCCCAAACAGAATTTGAAACGCCCCGCCCAACATAACGACGGTAAAGGCCATTGCTAATCCGGTATCGGGGTGACGAGAGACTAGCGTGGCTAATACAGTTGTCGTAACCACCGTCATTGGGCCGGTGGGGCCTGAAACCTGGGCTGGGGTTCCGCCAAACAGGGCCGCAAAGAAGCCGACAAAGATCGCTCCATACAGCCCCGCGATCGCGCCTGCTCCCGAACTCACCCCGAATGCTAAGGCGAGCGGTAAGGCGACAATTGCAGCGGTTAACCCGCCAAAAAGATCGCCCCGCAGGTTCCACAATTCGATTTTGTTAATAAGTTTAGTTGCCACGAGATTGCCGATCGGCTTTAGTGGGACTATTTTAAGTTGAATTGGGAGGCGCGATCGCAGCCACTCGTCCTAAATCGACCGCGATCGCGCTTCTGTTCCCTTGAGGCGAGTGCAATTCATTTCCGCCTATGCGCTTAAATCGTGTTTACCTGCGTTGGTTCGTTCTACCCTTAACGCTTTGTTTGCTATTTCTAGTTAGCCTTTATCAAATTGAGTCTAGAAGGTCGCAAGCCCTTTTCTGGGGGGGAGTTGGGGAGAAGGCGGCCCAAATCGCTCAAAATCCTGCTTCCCCGCGTACGGTTTCTGTACATCTGTTTGAGTGGAAGTGGACGGATATTGCTCAAGAATGCGAAACCTTTTTAGGGCCAAAAGGCTATGCAGGGATTCAGGTTTCGCCGCCTACCGAGCATCGTTTAGTGGAGAATTTCCCCTGGTACCAACGCTATCAACCCGTGAGCTATAAACTCGAAAGCCGCAGCGGAACGCGGGCTGAGTTTGCAGAGATGGTGGCTCGCTGTCGGGCGGTTGGGGTGGATATTTATGTCGATGCGGTGATTAATCACATGACGGGGGTGTTACCGCCAGGGGAGACGGAGGTGGGAAATGCGGGTTCTCCCTTTGGACATTTTGAGTATCCCTTATACCAGTTTGATGATTTTAATCATTGCAACCGCAACCCAGATAATGAGATCCGCAATTGGAATGACCGTTGGGAGGTGCAGCACTGCAAACTCCTGAATTTGGCGGATTTAAAGACTAGCGATCCGACGGTTCGCCAGAAAATTGCCACCTATCTCAACGATCTTACGGGGTTAGGGGTGGCGGGTTTTCGGATTGATGCTGCTAAACATATCCCCGCAACCGATTTACAGGCGATCTTAAGCCAAGTTCGGGGCAATCCTCTGGTTTACCAAGAGGTGATTGCTTCCCCAGGGGAACCCATTCAATCGGCGGAGTATTTCCCGACGGGGTTAGTGACAGAATTTCAATATAGCCGCGATCTGGCTCGCGTGTTTCGAGATGAAAAGCTGGCGTATTTGCGGGAATTTGGCAGCAGTTGGGGGATGATTCCGAGTGACAAAGCGGTGGTGTTTACCAATAACCACGATAATCAGCGCGGTCATGGAGATGCGGCCCCGGTGCTAACGTTCAAGGATGGTAAGCTGCATGAGTTGGCGACGATTTTTATGCTCGCTTGGCCCTACGGCTATCCTCAAATCATGTCCAGTTATGCCTTTGAAACCGATTCCCAAGGGCCGCCATCGGATAGTTTGGGGAATACGCGGCGCATTTATGGCAGAAGTGGGATGGCCAATTGCGGACGGGAGTGGATTTGCGAACATCGTCACAGAGCGATCGCTAATATGGTCGGCTTTCGCAACTCTACGCATCCTACCCCCCAAGTCCGCAACTGGTGGAGTAATGAGAATAATCAGATTGCGTTTAGTGTGGGCGATCGCGGTTTTGTGGCCATTAACCGTGAAGATGTGCCATTGCGCCGCCGCTTTCAAACGGGTTTACCCGCCGGAACCTATTGTAATGCGATCGCCGGAGAACTGACGGCCGATCGTCGCAA is a window of Desertifilum tharense IPPAS B-1220 DNA encoding:
- a CDS encoding ferrochelatase, coding for MVATPEKQEYTNHVHTGSDRVAVLLMGYGEVESYEDFANYNEQALNLLTAKFAPVPTWIYPPLAKLLAIFDLHEWSHQHGQFISPHNAIFERQRAGIEQHLQERWGDRIQVFKAFNFCAPFLPEQVLEEIKAQGFDKILIYPLLVVDSIFTSGIAVEQVNNALTHLADGAEHWVKGQRYIPSFYNEPAYINLLAQRVEEKIINDLAVAHLPSQTGIVLMNHGCPHKAKGFTSGITESQILYDLVREKLIYKYPLVSVGWLNHDTPLIEWTQPDAKLAAENLIQLGATSIVFMPIGFATENHETLLDVEHIIEALRRKRPDVTYVQMECVNDDPEFLKMAAAWADPQIEALLSEQALSVNPQLATVQAASHHHHHHHDHHHDHHHHHHH
- a CDS encoding alpha-amylase family protein, encoding MRLNRVYLRWFVLPLTLCLLFLVSLYQIESRRSQALFWGGVGEKAAQIAQNPASPRTVSVHLFEWKWTDIAQECETFLGPKGYAGIQVSPPTEHRLVENFPWYQRYQPVSYKLESRSGTRAEFAEMVARCRAVGVDIYVDAVINHMTGVLPPGETEVGNAGSPFGHFEYPLYQFDDFNHCNRNPDNEIRNWNDRWEVQHCKLLNLADLKTSDPTVRQKIATYLNDLTGLGVAGFRIDAAKHIPATDLQAILSQVRGNPLVYQEVIASPGEPIQSAEYFPTGLVTEFQYSRDLARVFRDEKLAYLREFGSSWGMIPSDKAVVFTNNHDNQRGHGDAAPVLTFKDGKLHELATIFMLAWPYGYPQIMSSYAFETDSQGPPSDSLGNTRRIYGRSGMANCGREWICEHRHRAIANMVGFRNSTHPTPQVRNWWSNENNQIAFSVGDRGFVAINREDVPLRRRFQTGLPAGTYCNAIAGELTADRRNCTGDRAIVDAQGYAEISVPPMSAVAIHGGEQVQS
- a CDS encoding SulP family inorganic anion transporter; the encoded protein is MATKLINKIELWNLRGDLFGGLTAAIVALPLALAFGVSSGAGAIAGLYGAIFVGFFAALFGGTPAQVSGPTGPMTVVTTTVLATLVSRHPDTGLAMAFTVVMLGGAFQILFGLLHLGQYITLMPYTVISGFMSGIGVIIIVLQLPPLLGHSGSGGVVGILQQLPTYLNQPNLVALFLGLLTLIVVFTAPPKLNRVFPSPLLALVVGTLISVVLFGDTDIDRIGAIPTGLPRLKIPTFDLGELQEMFRYGLMLGSLGAIDSLLTSLVADSISRTQHDSDKELIGQGIGNCLAGLFGGLPGAGATMRTVVNVQAGGKTPLSGMTHALVLLLVVLWAGPLTAAIPQAVLAGLLLKVGIDIIDWGFIKRAHRLSFKGTGLMYLVLFLTVFVDLITAVVVGVFIANLLTIKRLTDVQSDRVRAITDSVDGANLTPAEQEILAQAGGDILLFQLGGPLSFGAAKVISQRMTIVKQYQALVLDLTEVPTIGVTAALAIETMVKDSLKRQRQVWIVVKPGQVQQRLERLQLQEFAQKQALRSPSSLPQLYQVENRFQALQSACERCSLQNTTAEEFSSPD